A window of Heptranchias perlo isolate sHepPer1 chromosome 27, sHepPer1.hap1, whole genome shotgun sequence contains these coding sequences:
- the LOC137344437 gene encoding troponin T, cardiac muscle-like: MPNLVPPKIPDGERVDFDDIHRKRMEKDLLELQTLIVVHFENRKKEEEELIDLKERIDHRRSERAEQHRIHAEKEKERQSRIAEERARKEEEESRKRLEEEAKKKKALSNMSLHFGGYMQKTDSRKGGKKQTEREKKKKILTDRRKNLDIDDLNEDKLKEKAKELWQWMYQLEAEKFDLQDKMKRQKYEINVLRNRVSDHQKVSKGVRGKGKVAGRWK, translated from the exons ATGCCCAACCTTGTGCCACCTAAAATCCCTGATGGAGAAAGAGTCGACTTTGAT GACATCCATCGGAAACGTATGGAGAAGGATCTTTTGGAATTGCAGACCTTAATTGTAGTGCATTTTgagaacagaaagaaagaagaagagGAGTTAATTGATTTGAAAGAAAGAATT GACCATCGTAGATCAGAAAGAGCAGAACAGCATAGGATTCACGCTGAGAAAGAGAAGGAACGTCAATCAAGGATTGCA GAGGAAAGGGCCAGGAAAGAAGAGGAAGAATCAAGAAAGAGGTTAGAGGAAGAAGCTAAAAAGAAAAAAGCTTTGTCGAACATGTCCTTGCACTTTGGAGGCTACATGCAGAAG ACTGACAGTCGCAAAGGTGGGAAGAAACAAAccgaaagggaaaagaaaaagaaGATCCTGACAGACAGACGCAAAAACCTAGACATCGACGATCTGAATGAGGATAAACTGAA GGAGAAAGCCAAGGAGCTGTGGCAGTGGATGTACCAATTGGAAGCAGAAAAATTTGACCTACAGGATAAAATGAAACGACAGAAATATGAG ATTAATGTACTTCGGAATCGAGTCAGTGATCACCAGAAGGT TTCAAAAGGAGTCCGTGGCAAAGGGAAAGTAGCAGGCCGATGGAAATAA